The Nicotiana tomentosiformis chloroplast, complete genome region ACGCCCAAATCGGTCAATAATATCAGAATCTGATAAATCGGACCAAACCGGTTTACTAATGGGATGCCCTAATACGGTACAAAAGTTTGCTTTAGCTAATGATCCAATCAAAGGAATAATTGGAACAAGGGTATCGAACTTCTTAATTGCATTATTGATTAGAAACGAATTTTCTAACATTTGACTACGTACCATTGAAGAATTTAGTCGCACACTTGAAAGATAGCCCATAAAGTCACGGGAATGATTGGATAATTGGTTTATATGGATCCTTCCTGTGTGAAAGCACAGAGAAAAATGACATTGCCAAAAATTGACAAGGTAAAATTTCCATTTATTCATCAAAAGAAACGTCCCTTTTGAAGCCAGAATTGATTTTCCTTGATACCTAACATAATGCATGAAAGGATCCTTGAATAAACATAGGGTAACCTGAAAATCCTTAGCAAAGACTTCTATAAGACGTTCTATTTTTCCATAGAAATATATTCGTTCAAGAAGGGCTCCAAAAGATGTTGATCGTAAATGAGAAGATTGGTTCCGTAGAAAGACGAAAGTGGATTCACATTCATATACATAAGAATTATATAAGAAGAAGAAGAATCTTTGCTTTTTTTTTGAAAAGGAGTAACCGGGCTTCTTTGAAGTAATAAGACTATTCAAATTCCAATATTCATGGAGAAAGAATCGTAATAAATGTAAAGAAGAGGCATCTTTTACCCAATAGCGAAGAGTTTGAACCAAGATTTCCAGATGAACGGGGTAGGGTATTAGTATATCTAATACATAATTTAGATGTGAAAAATTGTCCTCTAAAAAAGGAAATGTTGAATGAATTGATCGTAAATTATGAGATTTAAAAATCTTTTTGCCTTCGAAAGAAGATAAAGAAGATATTAATCGTAGAGAAAACGGAATTTCCACAATAAACGCAAATCCCTCTGATATCATTTGAGAATACAAACTCTTGTTGCACCCCAAAAATTCATTTTTGTTAGAATCATTAGTAGAAATAAGAAAATGATTCTGTTGATACATTCGAGTAATTAAACGTTTCACAATTAGGAAACTTAATTTATTGTTATAACCTGGATTTTCCAACAAAATCGACCTATTTCTATTTAAACCATGATCATGAGCAAGTGCATAAATATACTCCTGAAAGATAAGTGGATATAGGAAGTTGTGTTGTTGCGATCTATCTGGCTGTAAATATCTTTGGATTTCCTCCATTTGAAATTCGATTTGAACCAAAGATGGAAGATTTTGAGG contains the following coding sequences:
- the matK gene encoding maturase K, which gives rise to MEEIQRYLQPDRSQQHNFLYPLIFQEYIYALAHDHGLNRNRSILLENPGYNNKLSFLIVKRLITRMYQQNHFLISTNDSNKNEFLGCNKSLYSQMISEGFAFIVEIPFSLRLISSLSSFEGKKIFKSHNLRSIHSTFPFLEDNFSHLNYVLDILIPYPVHLEILVQTLRYWVKDASSLHLLRFFLHEYWNLNSLITSKKPGYSFSKKKQRFFFFLYNSYVYECESTFVFLRNQSSHLRSTSFGALLERIYFYGKIERLIEVFAKDFQVTLCLFKDPFMHYVRYQGKSILASKGTFLLMNKWKFYLVNFWQCHFSLCFHTGRIHINQLSNHSRDFMGYLSSVRLNSSMVRSQMLENSFLINNAIKKFDTLVPIIPLIGSLAKANFCTVLGHPISKPVWSDLSDSDIIDRFGRICKNLFHYYSGSSKKKTLYRIKYILRLSCARTLARKHKSTVRAFLKRSGSELLEEFLTSEEQVLSLTFPRASSNLWGVYRSRIWYLDIFCINDLANYQ